One part of the Thermoanaerobacterium sp. CMT5567-10 genome encodes these proteins:
- a CDS encoding NFACT family protein has product MALDGITLYGIIYELRNELLGGKIDKIYQPEKDEIIIYIRNIGNNYKLLISANANFPRIYLTDEYKENPINPPMFCMLLRKYLQGGKIVDIYQKGFDRIVFIDVLSRDELEKEVVKTLVVEIMGRYSNIILIDKESEIIVDSVKRVYQDMSKIREITPGIKYELPPSQDKLNIKKFKKEDLFAALQLFNGKKIDKALLNLFEGFSPVLSREIAYRSQVDDRYINELSEDGIEKLIYNLNLLKSHLENSNFKPCIAYVDDNPYEFSIIELTQYENLVFYKSVNEAALKFYREKANAESLKSRSHDLKKLIQTHLERLYNKLEKQLDELKNAENADIYKLYGELITSNLYKLNKKTDAFKTINYYTGEEITVPLDIKYTPNENAQMYFKKYAKLKNAVEFLTKQIEETKKEIEYLEGQLLNVEQCTLPSEIDEIREELSDTGYIKKKNKDKKQKKSISKPLHYISSDNFDIYVGKNNVQNDYLTMKFADINDMWLHTKNIPGSHVIIKSKGTKIPDSTILEAAKLAALHSKAKNSSNVPVDYTLRKYVKKPSGSKPGFVIYTNQKTLYVTPDDK; this is encoded by the coding sequence ATGGCTCTTGATGGCATAACACTTTATGGCATTATTTACGAATTGCGAAATGAACTGCTGGGTGGTAAAATAGATAAGATATATCAACCAGAAAAGGATGAAATTATTATATATATAAGAAATATTGGTAACAATTATAAATTGCTAATATCTGCTAATGCTAATTTCCCAAGGATATATCTAACAGATGAATATAAGGAAAATCCAATTAACCCACCAATGTTTTGCATGTTGCTCCGCAAATATCTACAAGGTGGAAAAATTGTTGATATTTATCAAAAAGGATTCGACAGGATCGTTTTTATTGATGTTTTAAGCCGTGATGAATTAGAGAAAGAAGTAGTGAAAACATTAGTAGTTGAAATAATGGGAAGGTACAGCAATATTATATTAATAGATAAGGAAAGTGAAATTATAGTAGACAGTGTTAAACGAGTATATCAAGACATGAGCAAAATACGAGAAATCACGCCAGGTATTAAATATGAACTGCCGCCATCACAGGATAAATTAAACATAAAAAAATTTAAAAAAGAAGATTTATTTGCTGCATTACAGCTTTTTAATGGTAAAAAAATTGATAAGGCACTTTTAAATCTTTTTGAAGGATTTAGTCCTGTTTTGTCTAGAGAAATCGCATATAGAAGTCAAGTTGATGATAGATACATAAATGAGCTTTCAGAAGATGGTATAGAGAAATTAATTTACAATTTAAATTTATTGAAAAGCCACTTAGAAAATTCAAACTTTAAACCATGTATCGCTTATGTTGACGATAATCCTTATGAATTTTCCATCATTGAGCTTACACAGTATGAAAATTTAGTTTTCTATAAAAGTGTTAACGAAGCCGCATTAAAGTTTTATAGAGAAAAAGCAAATGCAGAAAGTTTAAAATCTCGTTCTCATGATTTGAAAAAGCTTATTCAAACACATCTAGAGAGATTATATAATAAGCTTGAAAAACAATTAGATGAATTGAAAAATGCTGAAAATGCAGATATATACAAGCTATATGGTGAGCTTATAACAAGTAATTTGTATAAACTTAACAAAAAAACAGATGCATTTAAAACAATAAATTATTATACTGGTGAAGAAATAACAGTACCACTTGATATTAAATATACGCCAAATGAAAATGCTCAAATGTATTTCAAAAAATATGCTAAATTAAAAAATGCAGTAGAATTTCTTACAAAACAAATAGAAGAAACAAAAAAAGAGATAGAATATCTAGAAGGGCAACTTTTAAATGTTGAGCAGTGTACATTGCCATCAGAAATCGATGAAATAAGAGAAGAATTATCAGATACAGGATACATAAAAAAGAAAAATAAAGACAAAAAACAAAAGAAAAGTATATCCAAACCTCTACATTATATATCTTCAGACAATTTTGATATCTATGTTGGAAAAAATAATGTGCAAAATGATTACCTTACAATGAAATTTGCAGATATAAACGACATGTGGCTACACACAAAGAATATTCCTGGCTCACATGTCATTATCAAAAGCAAAGGCACTAAGATACCTGATAGCACTATTCTAGAAGCAGCAAAACTTGCTGCATTACATAGC